In Populus trichocarpa isolate Nisqually-1 chromosome 7, P.trichocarpa_v4.1, whole genome shotgun sequence, the following proteins share a genomic window:
- the LOC18100999 gene encoding senescence-specific cysteine protease SAG39, with protein MPTSLLIASLIYLLLIPKAAMRFTKQFQFGCLALLFILGAWPSKSTARTLLDAPMYERHEQWMTQYGRVYKDDTERATRYSIFKENVARIDAFNSQTGKSYKLGVNQFADLTNEEFKASRNRFKGHMCSPQAGPFRYENVSAVPSTMDWRKEGAVTPVKDQGQCGCCWAFSAVAAMEGINKLTTGKLISLSEQEVVDCDTKGEDQGCNGGLMDDAFKFIEQNKGLTTEANYPYKGTDGTCNTNKAAIHAAKITGFEDVPANSEAALMKAVAKQPVSVAIDAGGSDFQFYSSGIFTGSCDTQLDHGVTAVGYGVSDGSKYWLVKNSWGAQWGEEGYIRMQKDISAKEGLCGIAMQASYPTA; from the exons ATGCCTACCAGCTTACTCATTGCTTCCCTAATATACCTGCTACTAATACCAAAGGCTGCCATGAGATTCACTAAACAATTCCAATTTGGTTGTTTGGCCTTGCTCTTCATTTTGGGAGCTTGGCCTTCTAAATCCACAGCTCGAACCCTCCTGGATGCACCCATGTATGAGAGGCATGAGCAATGGATGACTCAGTATGGGCGTGTATACAAGGATGACACCGAGAGGGCGACCCGTTACAGCATATTCAAGGAAAATGTTGCACGCATAGATGCTTTTAACAGTCAAACCGGCAAATCTTACAAACTTGGTGTCAATCAATTTGCAGATCTTACAAATGAAGAGTTCAAAGCTTCACGCAATAGGTTCAAGGGCCATATGTGCTCTCCACAAGCAGGTCCTTTCAGATATGAAAACGTTTCTGCAGTGCCTTCTACCATGGACTGGAGAAAGGAAGGAGCTGTAACCCCTGTCAAGGACCAAGGACAGTGTG GTTGTTGTTGGGCATTTTCGGCAGTGGCAGCCATGGAAGGAATCAATAAGCTTACAACTGGTAAATTGATCTCCCTTTCAGAGCAAGAGGTTGTTGATTGTGACACTAAGGGTGAGGATCAAGGCTGCAACGGTGGTTTGATGGATGATGCCTTCAAATTCATTGAACAAAACAAGGGTCTAACAACTGAAGCTAACTACCCATACAAGGGAACAGATGGGACTTGCAACACTAACAAGGCAGCCATCCACGCAGCAAAGATTACCGGGTTTGAAGATGTGCCAGCAAACAGTGAAGCTGCACTGATGAAGGCTGTTGCCAAGCAACCAGTTTCTGTTGCTATTGACGCTGGTGGATCTGATTTCCAATTCTACTCGAGTGGCATCTTTACAGGAAGTTGCGACACTCAACTAGACCATGGTGTCACTGCTGTTGGATATGGAGTCAGCGATGGATCAAAGTATTGGCTAGTGAAGAACTCATGGGGTGCACAATGGGGGGAAGAGGGATACATACGAATGCAGAAAGATATATCTGCAAAGGAAGGACTATGTGGCATAGCTATGCAAGCCTCTTACCCCACTGCCTGA
- the LOC7456290 gene encoding uncharacterized protein LOC7456290 isoform X1 gives MGSLSGIIQRPVIAAAVAALASVSVEFSDELQSFRSSDTCSTSEQSSSLLSNSVQDSKFSWVSHISVSKLANLSFVTRNRVPVPNVSFPVLDVSQNFVPNTLGSSVASSPFLVNLYRSAELAKGPKSSAFKTTTIPPSSPDILYRWHLPELSTIDVSGSSDCSSEKSRTVVVLLGWLGSKQKHLNKYAEWYTSRGFHVITFTFPLAEILSYQVGGKTEQDIDLLATHLADWLEEDGKNLVFHTFSNTGWLTYGAILEKFQKQDLSLMGRIRGCIVDSAPVAAPDPQVWASGFSAAFLKKHSVATKVHASSKESDMEVLVGSKTFMEPKPAIAESALLAVLEKFFDVILNIPMVNRRLSDVLSLLSSGQPSCPQLYIYSSADRVIPAGSVESFIEKQRRAGHEVRACNFVFTPHVDHFRNDPKLYTTQLSQFLDDYVLTHCKHS, from the exons ATGGGCTCCTTGTCTGGAATCATTCAAAGACCAGTGATCGCAGCAGCTGTGGCAGCTTTAGCTTCTGTTTCTGTTGAATTTTCCGATGAACTCCAATCTTTTAGATCATCTGATACTTGTTCTACCTCCGAACAGTCAAGTTCTTTATTGTCTAATTCAGTTCAGGATTCAAAATTTTCTTGGGTTTCTCACATTTCAGTTTCTAAGCTTGCAAATTTGTCATTCGTAACTAGGAATCGGGTGCCTGTTCCTAATGTTAGCTTCCCAGTTCTGGATGTGAGCCAAAATTTTGTTCCCAATACTTTAGGCTCTTCTGTTGcttcctctccttttcttgttaatttgtaTCGGTCTGCGGAGTTGGCCAAAGGGCCAAAATCAAGTGCATTTAAAACCACCACTATTCCTCCATCCTCTCCTGATATATTATATAGATGGCATTTGCCCGAGCTGAGTACTATTGATGTTTCTGGATCATCTGATTGTTCATCAGAAAAGTCTAGGACAGTGGTAGTTTTGCTAGGGTGGTTAGGATCAAAGCAGAAACATCTAAATAAATATGCTGAGTGGTATACTTCGAGGGGATTCCATGTCATTACTTTTACTTTTCCACTGGCCGAGATTCTTAGTTACCAAGTTGGTGGGAAAACAGAACAGGACATTGACTTGCTTGCGACCCACCTGGCTGATTGGTTGGAAGAGGATGGAAAGAACTTAGTTTTCCACACTTTCAGCAATACTGGATGGTTAAC TTATGGAGCTATACTTGAGAAGTTTCAGAAGCAGGATCTTTCTTTAATGGGAAGGATCAGGGGCTGCATCGTGGATTCTGCCCCTGTTGCTGCCCCTGACCCTCAG GTTTGGGCATCAGGTTTCTCTGCAGCTTTTCTGAAAAAGCATAGTGTTGCTACGAAAGTGCATGCAAGCTCAAAAGAGTCAGATATGGAGGTATTAGTTGGCAGCAAAACATTCATGGAACCCAAGCCTGCCATAGCTGAATCAGCTTTATTAGCTGTTCTGGAGAAGTTCTTTGATGTGATTTTGAACATTCCTATGGTGAACAG GAGGCTCTCGGATGTGCTAAGCTTATTATCATCAGGACAACCAAGCTGTCCACAGTTGTATATATATAGCTCTGCAGATAGAGTCATTCCTGCAGGGTCTGTGGAATCATTTATAGAGAAGCAGCGAAGAGCTGGGCATGAGGTTAGGGCCTGCAACTTTGTGTTCACACCTCATGTTGATCATTTCAGAAATGATCCAAAACTGTATACTACTCAGCTCAGCCAGTTTTTAGATGACTATGTGCTTACTCATTGCAAGCATTCTTAA
- the LOC7456290 gene encoding uncharacterized protein LOC7456290 isoform X2: MGSLSGIIQRPVIAAAVAALASVSVEFSDELQSFRSSDTCSTSEQSSSLLSNSVQDSKFSWVSHISVSKLANLSFVTRNRVPVPNVSFPVLDVSQNFVPNTLGSSVASSPFLVNLYRSAELAKGPKSSAFKTTTIPPSSPDILYRWHLPELSTIDVSGSSDCSSEKSRTVVVLLGWLGSKQKHLNKYAEWYTSRGFHVITFTFPLAEILSYQVGGKTEQDIDLLATHLADWLEEDGKNLVFHTFSNTGWLTYGAILEKFQKQDLSLMGRIRGCIVDSAPVAAPDPQVWASGFSAAFLKKHSVATKVHASSKESDMEVLVGSKTFMEPKPAIAESALLAVLEKFFDVILNIPMVNRLYPLTKKRNI, from the exons ATGGGCTCCTTGTCTGGAATCATTCAAAGACCAGTGATCGCAGCAGCTGTGGCAGCTTTAGCTTCTGTTTCTGTTGAATTTTCCGATGAACTCCAATCTTTTAGATCATCTGATACTTGTTCTACCTCCGAACAGTCAAGTTCTTTATTGTCTAATTCAGTTCAGGATTCAAAATTTTCTTGGGTTTCTCACATTTCAGTTTCTAAGCTTGCAAATTTGTCATTCGTAACTAGGAATCGGGTGCCTGTTCCTAATGTTAGCTTCCCAGTTCTGGATGTGAGCCAAAATTTTGTTCCCAATACTTTAGGCTCTTCTGTTGcttcctctccttttcttgttaatttgtaTCGGTCTGCGGAGTTGGCCAAAGGGCCAAAATCAAGTGCATTTAAAACCACCACTATTCCTCCATCCTCTCCTGATATATTATATAGATGGCATTTGCCCGAGCTGAGTACTATTGATGTTTCTGGATCATCTGATTGTTCATCAGAAAAGTCTAGGACAGTGGTAGTTTTGCTAGGGTGGTTAGGATCAAAGCAGAAACATCTAAATAAATATGCTGAGTGGTATACTTCGAGGGGATTCCATGTCATTACTTTTACTTTTCCACTGGCCGAGATTCTTAGTTACCAAGTTGGTGGGAAAACAGAACAGGACATTGACTTGCTTGCGACCCACCTGGCTGATTGGTTGGAAGAGGATGGAAAGAACTTAGTTTTCCACACTTTCAGCAATACTGGATGGTTAAC TTATGGAGCTATACTTGAGAAGTTTCAGAAGCAGGATCTTTCTTTAATGGGAAGGATCAGGGGCTGCATCGTGGATTCTGCCCCTGTTGCTGCCCCTGACCCTCAG GTTTGGGCATCAGGTTTCTCTGCAGCTTTTCTGAAAAAGCATAGTGTTGCTACGAAAGTGCATGCAAGCTCAAAAGAGTCAGATATGGAGGTATTAGTTGGCAGCAAAACATTCATGGAACCCAAGCCTGCCATAGCTGAATCAGCTTTATTAGCTGTTCTGGAGAAGTTCTTTGATGTGATTTTGAACATTCCTATGGTGAACAGGTTATACCCTCtcaccaaaaaaagaaacatctGA